The Terriglobia bacterium genome contains the following window.
ACCATCGGAAACATGCCGACGGGGGTTGCATTGATCAATAAATCGCAAGGATGTTGGCTGGCTTCAGGCACTTCACGGCGTCCCAACGTAGTGATCCTCTTCGCTCCCTTGACGGCGGCAACCGCCGCCTTGGAAGCTCCGCCGGTTCCCAGAATCACGACGACCTTGTCTTTGGGATCGAAACCGGCGGAGTCGAGCGAGGCGCGCACGCCGTCGACGTCGGTGTTATCACCGGTCCAGATGCCGTCGCGCAGCGAAACGGTATTGACGGCCCCGATCTCAGCCGCTTCAGCCGTCAACTTTCCGAGCAAGGGAATCACCGCGGTCTTGTGCGGAATCGTCACCGAAAGTCCTTCGATTCCCAGGGCCCGGACGTTTTCAAAAAAGTCCTTCACATCGGCCACCGGGAATTTCACAAAAACGAAATCGAGTCCCGTTGCCGCGAAGGCTTTGTTGTGGATGACCGGCGAAAACGAATGTCCGAGCGGGTTGCCGATAATGCCGATCAGCCGGGTGGATGCCTTCAGGCTGCGGAAACGGTACACATCATTCATCTCGCGCAGCGAAAGCTGCCCCGGAGCCGCCGCATTTGGAGTCAAACCGGCATAGGTCAGGAACGAGCCGCGCGACGGGCCGAGAACGCGCGTGATCTGGGCCATATCGCCCATTCCGATAACGATCATGGGTTTCGGCGCCTTGCTCGATAGCAGCTCAAACAGCCTGCGATTGTCGTCCCAGGAGTTCACCATCGTGGCAATTTTTCCGATCCGGCCTGGGCTCGCGCCTATTTCGTTCACCAGTGCAGTCAGATCGCGGGGCGTTTTTTCGAAATCATGAAATGACGCAATGACGTCGGTTCCGGCGATCGGCTCGGCAATGCGGTAGTCCAGATCGACGAAGCGGGCGCCGTTTTCGGCGGCCTGTTGGAGCAGCCGGATTTCCTCCGCGGCCGAGCCCTCGAACTTCCCGCCGCGTTCTTTTCCCCGGCAGGTTGCAATAACTGGTATGGGCAGGCGGTCCCACCGCGC
Protein-coding sequences here:
- a CDS encoding type I 3-dehydroquinate dehydratase, which gives rise to MVKPGALCVSLTPRSLDEVFSSDLAGADCAEVRFDYLSNPRDSLTARWDRLPIPVIATCRGKERGGKFEGSAAEEIRLLQQAAENGARFVDLDYRIAEPIAGTDVIASFHDFEKTPRDLTALVNEIGASPGRIGKIATMVNSWDDNRRLFELLSSKAPKPMIVIGMGDMAQITRVLGPSRGSFLTYAGLTPNAAAPGQLSLREMNDVYRFRSLKASTRLIGIIGNPLGHSFSPVIHNKAFAATGLDFVFVKFPVADVKDFFENVRALGIEGLSVTIPHKTAVIPLLGKLTAEAAEIGAVNTVSLRDGIWTGDNTDVDGVRASLDSAGFDPKDKVVVILGTGGASKAAVAAVKGAKRITTLGRREVPEASQHPCDLLINATPVGMFPMVDAAPFQGPIPADVVMDMVYNPPITRLLRSARDQGKTVIQGTTMFLAQAARQFEIWTGHRPPSEIFEEK